In Bacilli bacterium, one genomic interval encodes:
- a CDS encoding stage VI sporulation protein F: MSSKNLSKDVLDVVKKKTGKTVTEKDIKKLAGTVTPKTIQSEQQLRQLIHNVARMVNAQVSESTVKEIVNAVKKSGVNPANMEELMKMMLGKK; encoded by the coding sequence ATGAGTTCGAAAAATCTTTCCAAAGATGTGTTGGACGTCGTCAAGAAGAAAACCGGCAAAACCGTTACGGAAAAAGATATCAAAAAGCTGGCAGGCACCGTCACTCCGAAAACCATTCAAAGCGAACAGCAACTTCGGCAACTCATACACAATGTCGCCAGAATGGTGAATGCGCAAGTGTCCGAGTCGACGGTGAAAGAAATTGTCAACGCGGTGAAAAAAAGCGGCGTCAATCCGGCCAATATGGAGGAATTGATGAAGATGATGCTCGGCAAAAAATAA
- a CDS encoding polysaccharide deacetylase family protein, with protein MRRFIMLLAIMSLVLSGCGQKTLPQANNGETAEAGTAPSAAIEQSATPTPTPTPTATATPTPTPTPVKPEYYISSAYFVKPLDKNGNNKVVLLTFDDGPKAEETLGGLLDTLDKHHAKAIFFVNGYRVKQNPDLLKEIYERGQTIGNHSWDHIDLSKENKEKVEQQIGDVQQIVKDTTGYTPVFFRPPYGAGKGFVKEVCAKNNLLYMTWSNGSLDWADNQHKPDGVIQSVLQQLHPGSNILMHELPWTVAALDELLTTLEEKGYSFVDPRTIDLHPPETAN; from the coding sequence ATGAGAAGATTCATCATGTTGCTTGCCATTATGTCGCTTGTGTTAAGCGGATGCGGCCAAAAAACGCTGCCGCAGGCAAATAACGGCGAAACGGCCGAAGCCGGGACCGCTCCTTCCGCCGCTATTGAACAATCGGCGACGCCAACTCCGACGCCAACGCCAACCGCAACGGCAACGCCAACTCCGACGCCAACACCGGTCAAGCCGGAGTATTACATTTCCTCCGCCTATTTCGTCAAGCCGCTTGACAAAAACGGAAACAATAAAGTTGTCTTGCTGACTTTTGACGACGGCCCGAAAGCGGAAGAAACGTTGGGCGGCTTGCTCGATACGTTGGATAAACACCATGCCAAGGCGATATTTTTCGTAAACGGGTATCGGGTCAAGCAAAATCCCGATCTGCTGAAGGAAATTTATGAACGCGGACAAACAATCGGCAATCATTCATGGGATCATATCGATCTGTCCAAAGAAAACAAGGAGAAAGTCGAACAACAGATCGGCGACGTGCAGCAAATCGTCAAAGATACGACCGGCTATACGCCTGTGTTTTTCCGCCCGCCTTATGGCGCCGGAAAAGGTTTTGTGAAAGAGGTTTGCGCGAAAAACAATCTCTTGTATATGACGTGGTCCAACGGCTCGCTCGACTGGGCGGACAACCAGCACAAACCCGACGGGGTGATCCAATCCGTGCTGCAGCAACTGCATCCCGGCAGCAACATTTTGATGCATGAATTGCCGTGGACCGTCGCCGCGCTGGATGAGCTGTTGACAACACTTGAAGAAAAAGGCTACTCTTTCGTCGACCCGCGAACGATCGACTTGCACCCGCCGGAAACCGCGAATTAG
- a CDS encoding DUF2768 family protein — MGSEKEIISFWALGLMIAAALLVTFARKKTKGAIRFVLSAIAFLLLLLSVPLILIVIS; from the coding sequence ATGGGCAGTGAGAAGGAAATCATCTCATTTTGGGCATTGGGGCTGATGATTGCAGCGGCGCTCTTGGTTACCTTTGCGCGCAAGAAGACAAAAGGGGCAATCCGCTTTGTTTTGTCGGCGATCGCCTTTTTGTTGCTGCTTTTATCCGTTCCATTGATTCTGATTGTCATTTCATAA
- a CDS encoding type II CAAX endopeptidase family protein, whose product MKKWNWRKWRIRRIKIEEIDERLLLINLYATQALSFCLGIVVIWLQRNNDLHLWAFDRLEQAFIWGGLLAAVVIAGDLLLNRFVPEEVTDDGGMNEKIFRNRPLWHVAFICLVVSISEEMLFRGAIQHALGAYWTSIVFATLHFRYLRHWLMTGMVFSVSYGLGWIYAQTGTLLTPIFAHFMIDFVMGSMIRWRREL is encoded by the coding sequence ATGAAAAAATGGAATTGGCGAAAATGGCGAATTCGCAGGATCAAGATCGAGGAAATTGACGAACGGCTGCTCCTGATCAATCTCTATGCGACGCAGGCGCTTTCCTTTTGCCTGGGGATTGTCGTCATTTGGCTGCAAAGAAACAACGATCTTCATTTGTGGGCGTTTGACCGCCTTGAGCAAGCTTTCATCTGGGGCGGATTGTTGGCCGCGGTCGTTATCGCCGGAGATTTGCTGTTGAACCGGTTTGTTCCCGAGGAAGTGACCGATGACGGCGGGATGAACGAGAAAATATTCCGGAATCGCCCGCTGTGGCACGTGGCTTTCATTTGCCTTGTCGTGTCGATCAGCGAGGAAATGTTGTTTCGCGGCGCGATACAGCATGCGCTTGGCGCCTATTGGACCAGCATTGTTTTTGCCACCCTGCATTTCCGCTATCTTCGCCATTGGCTCATGACGGGAATGGTTTTTTCCGTCAGTTACGGGCTTGGTTGGATTTATGCGCAAACAGGCACCTTATTGACACCGATATTCGCCCATTTTATGATAGATTTTGTGATGGGCAGTATGATTCGGTGGCGGAGGGAATTATGA
- the der gene encoding ribosome biogenesis GTPase Der, which yields MAKPVVAIVGRPNVGKSTIFNRIIGDRLAIVEDKPGITRDRIYGTGEWNKRKFHVIDTGGIEIGGEDHIIRSIRAQAELAIAEADVIIFMVDGKAGLTPADEEVAQMLYRAKKPVIVAVNKIDNPARMNNIYDFYSLGFAPPIAISGAHGLGLGDLLDEVVKRLPAEQDEDEYGEDVIKVCLIGRPNVGKSSLVNAILGEERVIVSDIAGTTRDAIDTPFSRDGQKYVLIDTAGMRKRGKVYETTEKYSVMRAMKAIERADVALIVLNGEEGIIEQDKHIAGYAHENGKAAVFVVNKWDAVEKDSKTMQRFTQQIRDHFLFMAYAPVVFVSAKTKQKISNILPRVNQVAEQHAMRVQTSVLNDVIADAVAITPPPADKGQRLRISYATQVAVKPPVFVMFVNHPQLMHFSYERYLENRIRAAFSFEGTPIRIVARKKSENE from the coding sequence ATGGCAAAACCAGTCGTCGCGATCGTCGGACGTCCCAATGTGGGAAAATCAACCATTTTCAACCGGATTATCGGCGATCGTCTGGCAATTGTGGAAGACAAGCCCGGCATTACGCGCGACCGCATTTACGGAACCGGCGAATGGAACAAGCGGAAATTCCATGTGATCGATACAGGCGGAATCGAAATAGGCGGCGAAGATCACATCATCCGGTCCATCCGCGCCCAGGCCGAATTGGCCATTGCCGAAGCGGACGTCATCATCTTTATGGTGGATGGCAAAGCGGGGCTTACGCCCGCTGACGAAGAAGTGGCGCAAATGCTGTACCGCGCAAAGAAGCCGGTGATTGTTGCCGTCAATAAAATCGACAACCCGGCGCGCATGAACAATATTTACGATTTTTACAGCCTCGGCTTTGCCCCGCCGATCGCAATTTCCGGCGCGCATGGGCTTGGTTTGGGCGATTTGCTGGATGAAGTCGTGAAACGTCTGCCTGCCGAGCAGGATGAAGATGAATACGGGGAAGACGTGATCAAGGTTTGCCTGATCGGGCGGCCCAATGTCGGCAAATCGTCGCTGGTCAACGCCATCCTGGGGGAAGAACGGGTAATTGTCAGCGATATCGCCGGCACGACGCGCGACGCGATCGATACGCCGTTTTCCCGCGATGGGCAAAAATATGTGCTGATTGATACGGCGGGCATGCGCAAACGGGGCAAAGTGTATGAAACAACGGAAAAATACAGCGTCATGCGGGCGATGAAAGCGATCGAACGCGCGGATGTCGCGTTGATCGTGCTGAACGGCGAAGAGGGAATAATCGAGCAGGATAAACATATTGCGGGCTACGCCCACGAAAATGGCAAAGCCGCCGTTTTTGTCGTCAACAAGTGGGATGCCGTGGAAAAGGATAGCAAGACGATGCAGCGGTTTACGCAGCAAATCCGCGATCATTTTCTGTTTATGGCCTATGCGCCGGTCGTTTTTGTCTCCGCAAAAACAAAACAGAAAATATCGAATATTTTGCCGCGGGTGAATCAGGTGGCGGAACAGCATGCCATGCGCGTGCAAACATCGGTTTTAAACGATGTTATCGCCGATGCCGTGGCGATTACGCCACCGCCTGCCGACAAAGGGCAGCGTCTTAGAATCAGCTATGCGACGCAAGTCGCGGTAAAGCCTCCGGTGTTTGTTATGTTTGTGAACCACCCGCAATTGATGCATTTTTCCTACGAACGTTATTTGGAAAACCGCATCAGGGCAGCCTTTTCTTTTGAAGGCACGCCCATACGCATAGTTGCGCGGAAAAAATCCGAAAACGAATAG
- a CDS encoding genetic competence negative regulator, with protein sequence MKIERLSQDKIRIFLTFDDLQERGIQKEDMWREIPKVHDLFSEMMDQAYNELGFDASGPLAVEVFALPAQGMVVIVTRGKMESARTEDEETEEDIYEMEVTLEQSDVISYAFHDFEMLLSAVKALRHHLIADGSLYSYKGKWILQLEPISDDERRYQAVIAILSEYGEATSLTSAVLAEYGKLIVPENAVYELSERFK encoded by the coding sequence TTGAAAATTGAGCGTTTAAGTCAGGATAAGATTAGGATTTTCCTTACGTTCGATGATTTGCAGGAGCGCGGCATCCAAAAGGAAGATATGTGGCGCGAAATACCGAAAGTGCATGACCTTTTCAGCGAAATGATGGATCAGGCGTATAACGAATTAGGTTTTGACGCTTCCGGACCGTTGGCGGTGGAGGTGTTTGCGCTTCCCGCGCAAGGAATGGTTGTCATCGTTACAAGAGGAAAAATGGAGTCCGCGCGTACCGAAGATGAGGAAACGGAAGAGGACATTTACGAAATGGAGGTTACGTTAGAGCAGAGCGACGTTATCTCCTACGCTTTTCACGACTTTGAGATGCTGTTGTCGGCGGTAAAAGCGCTCAGGCATCATCTTATTGCCGACGGAAGTTTATATTCTTACAAGGGAAAATGGATCTTGCAGCTTGAGCCGATTTCCGATGACGAGCGGCGTTATCAAGCGGTGATCGCCATTTTGTCCGAATACGGCGAAGCGACTTCCTTAACAAGCGCGGTACTGGCAGAGTATGGGAAGTTAATTGTCCCGGAAAACGCCGTTTACGAACTTTCCGAACGTTTCAAATAG
- a CDS encoding NAD(P)H-dependent glycerol-3-phosphate dehydrogenase, whose protein sequence is MTKKHAAVLVAGSWGTALAQVLADNENEVKLWTRNEAQKNEINNHHTNEKYLPNVRLSSGITATCDIAEAVSGAGAVLLVPPSSAMREVATAIRPHLAKGTLLLHATKGLETGSLKRMSEVIAESLPHIDSSEIVVLSGPSHAEEVIMRSPTAVVVAAKNAEAAEKAQDLFINCYFRVYTNPDVLGVEMSGALKNIIALGAGMSDGLGFGDNAKAALVTRGLAEIARLGAEIGANPLTFAGLAGIGDLVVTSTSKHSRNWRAGYMLAQGKSLQQVLAEMGMVVEGIRTTEAVHQLAAGKNVSMPITAALYQVLFAGKDPRSAVEELMGRGKTREIEEIARKAKLNWLL, encoded by the coding sequence ATGACCAAAAAACATGCCGCGGTCCTGGTGGCGGGGAGTTGGGGCACGGCGCTCGCCCAGGTGCTGGCCGACAACGAAAATGAAGTCAAGCTTTGGACGCGCAACGAGGCGCAAAAAAACGAGATCAACAACCACCATACCAACGAAAAATATTTGCCGAATGTCAGACTTTCTTCCGGCATAACCGCCACATGCGACATCGCCGAAGCGGTTTCCGGCGCCGGCGCCGTCTTGCTGGTCCCGCCATCATCAGCCATGCGCGAAGTGGCCACGGCGATCAGGCCCCATTTGGCGAAAGGGACGCTTTTGCTCCATGCCACCAAAGGGCTGGAGACCGGTTCTCTCAAGCGGATGAGTGAAGTGATCGCCGAGTCGCTGCCGCACATCGATTCTTCCGAAATTGTCGTTTTGTCCGGTCCAAGCCACGCGGAAGAAGTGATTATGCGCAGCCCGACGGCGGTCGTAGTCGCGGCTAAAAACGCGGAAGCGGCGGAAAAAGCGCAGGATCTGTTTATTAATTGCTACTTTCGCGTATATACAAATCCCGATGTTCTGGGAGTGGAAATGAGCGGCGCACTGAAAAATATTATTGCGCTCGGCGCCGGCATGTCGGACGGCCTGGGCTTTGGCGACAATGCCAAAGCCGCGCTCGTGACAAGGGGGCTTGCCGAGATTGCCCGGTTGGGCGCGGAGATCGGCGCCAATCCCCTTACATTTGCGGGACTTGCCGGCATCGGCGATTTGGTCGTGACCAGTACGAGCAAACATAGCCGCAACTGGCGGGCGGGTTACATGCTGGCGCAAGGCAAATCGTTGCAACAGGTACTGGCGGAAATGGGCATGGTGGTGGAAGGCATTCGCACAACGGAGGCGGTTCATCAGCTTGCGGCCGGTAAAAATGTGTCGATGCCGATAACGGCGGCGCTTTATCAGGTGTTGTTTGCGGGCAAAGATCCGCGCTCGGCAGTCGAAGAGTTGATGGGACGCGGCAAAACCCGCGAAATCGAAGAAATCGCCCGCAAGGCCAAATTGAATTGGTTGTTGTAA
- the prsW gene encoding glutamic-type intramembrane protease PrsW yields MELISLLAAAIAPGASLLAYFYLKDKYESEPIKLVGKLFVFGILLVFPTMIFQRGLELAGGDNPVMFSFVVSASVEEFFKWFVLYFVIFSHKEFDEPYDGIVYAVSLSLGFATMENLLYAFLNEMSFSSLLMRALLPVSGHALFGVMMGYYLGKAKFVPAHARRKWLIYSLLLPIIWHGLFDYIILVFKHFTWVIVPFMALLWAGCIWRVKRANLRSPYRSLQRDPDVKGINFP; encoded by the coding sequence ATGGAACTGATCTCGTTGTTGGCCGCCGCGATTGCGCCCGGGGCGTCGTTGCTCGCCTATTTCTACTTAAAGGACAAGTACGAATCCGAGCCTATTAAACTCGTAGGCAAACTGTTTGTTTTCGGCATTTTGCTCGTATTTCCCACGATGATTTTTCAGCGCGGCCTTGAACTGGCCGGCGGGGATAATCCGGTCATGTTTTCATTTGTCGTGTCGGCAAGCGTTGAGGAATTTTTCAAATGGTTTGTGCTTTACTTCGTGATTTTCAGCCATAAAGAATTTGACGAGCCGTATGACGGCATCGTCTATGCGGTTTCATTGTCGCTAGGGTTTGCGACCATGGAAAATTTGCTCTATGCCTTCCTGAATGAAATGTCGTTTTCCTCCTTGCTGATGCGCGCGTTGTTGCCGGTTTCCGGACATGCTTTATTCGGCGTGATGATGGGCTATTATTTGGGCAAGGCCAAATTCGTCCCTGCCCATGCGCGGCGCAAATGGCTGATCTATTCGTTGCTGTTGCCGATCATTTGGCATGGCCTGTTTGATTACATCATCCTTGTGTTCAAACACTTTACCTGGGTCATTGTTCCGTTTATGGCATTATTGTGGGCCGGATGCATTTGGCGGGTGAAGCGGGCCAACCTGCGATCGCCATACCGAAGCCTGCAGCGGGATCCGGATGTCAAAGGGATTAATTTTCCGTAA
- a CDS encoding flagellar brake domain-containing protein → MVRERLKPMQPRINQQLFIQLLSGDRNEMDQEYKSRIADLRENLIYMEVPLNIRTGRLRKLNTGDLLSIYYVDQDGIKYKFTSEVVGFGRNVIPQVIIQQPDPSRIAREQRRRFLRVPAELEISVKIPEQGWLLGLTENISGGGLSAIFDGVVPLEANMRLTSWLHVPFKNGMIEFVQFVGEVLRVNKLETGRQLVMFKFVEIAPSDEQKIIRFCFERQLLNKK, encoded by the coding sequence ATGGTGCGGGAAAGGTTGAAGCCGATGCAGCCAAGGATCAACCAACAATTGTTTATCCAACTTTTATCGGGCGACCGTAATGAAATGGACCAGGAATACAAATCGCGGATAGCGGATTTGCGGGAAAATTTGATTTACATGGAAGTCCCGCTCAACATCAGGACCGGAAGGCTGCGAAAGCTTAACACGGGCGATTTGCTGTCCATTTATTACGTGGATCAGGATGGCATAAAATATAAATTTACGTCGGAAGTGGTCGGGTTCGGCAGAAATGTGATTCCCCAGGTGATCATTCAACAACCGGATCCCAGCCGCATTGCCAGGGAACAGCGCAGACGGTTTCTCAGGGTGCCGGCGGAGCTTGAGATCTCGGTCAAAATTCCGGAACAAGGCTGGCTGCTGGGGCTTACCGAAAATATAAGCGGGGGCGGCCTTTCCGCCATTTTCGACGGTGTCGTTCCGTTGGAAGCGAACATGAGGCTGACAAGTTGGTTGCATGTGCCGTTTAAAAACGGCATGATCGAGTTTGTGCAGTTTGTGGGGGAAGTTTTGCGGGTCAACAAACTTGAAACAGGCAGGCAATTGGTCATGTTCAAATTTGTCGAGATCGCTCCCTCGGATGAGCAGAAAATCATCCGTTTCTGTTTTGAAAGGCAATTGTTAAATAAGAAGTGA
- the ypeB gene encoding germination protein YpeB, whose amino-acid sequence MYTRLSAVMFPILAIALAAVGIWGYQEHQDKNAVLIKAENQYQRSFHDLSFHIASLHKELGHALAVNAGSHAFLRKSMANVWRLTSQAQGEINQLPLSLLPFHKTEEFLANISNFAYRTSLRDLRSEPLSDGELKTLQALYERSHEISNELKNVQAKVIRHHLRWMDVEMALATQHEQMDNTIIDGFKTVDNKVGAYPELDWGAAAAAMHQDRSTRMLSGSAVTPQDIKRKAAGFLHWPSGKAAQLKVVENGKGTEYSSYSVSAKMGDREYQLDYSKKGGRLLWYMADRPIKSKKLSPDQAVAYARKFLKAHGFPDAEPVNYTASDNSAGIVMVPVHNDVLIYPRQIGVNVALDNGEVIGLNVVDYAYESDTKALTPPKMRPDEARKFLNKNFQVQGEKLALIRNDMNRDVLCYEFTGRINGGTYRIFINATDGAEEKVETIDGVV is encoded by the coding sequence ATGTACACACGATTGAGCGCCGTGATGTTCCCGATTCTGGCCATCGCTCTGGCGGCCGTAGGAATTTGGGGCTATCAGGAGCACCAGGATAAAAACGCGGTGCTGATTAAAGCGGAAAACCAGTACCAGCGATCGTTTCATGATTTGAGTTTTCATATCGCCAGTTTACATAAAGAACTGGGCCATGCGCTGGCTGTTAACGCCGGTTCGCACGCTTTTTTGCGCAAAAGCATGGCGAATGTGTGGCGCTTGACCAGTCAGGCGCAAGGCGAGATCAACCAATTGCCGCTCTCGCTGTTGCCGTTTCATAAAACGGAGGAATTTTTGGCGAATATCAGCAATTTCGCCTATCGCACTTCCTTGCGGGATTTGCGAAGCGAGCCGCTTTCGGACGGCGAATTGAAAACTTTGCAGGCGTTGTATGAACGCTCGCATGAAATCTCGAACGAATTGAAAAACGTGCAGGCCAAAGTCATCCGGCATCATTTGCGCTGGATGGATGTGGAAATGGCGCTCGCGACACAGCATGAACAGATGGACAACACCATTATTGACGGATTTAAAACGGTCGACAACAAAGTGGGCGCATATCCAGAATTGGATTGGGGAGCCGCCGCGGCGGCCATGCACCAGGACCGCTCAACGCGGATGCTATCGGGGAGCGCGGTTACGCCGCAAGATATCAAACGCAAAGCCGCCGGCTTTTTGCATTGGCCAAGCGGGAAGGCCGCGCAACTGAAAGTCGTGGAAAACGGGAAAGGCACGGAATACTCCTCTTACAGCGTATCGGCAAAGATGGGGGATCGCGAATACCAGCTGGATTATAGCAAAAAAGGCGGCCGTTTGCTGTGGTATATGGCGGACCGCCCGATCAAAAGCAAAAAGTTGTCGCCGGACCAGGCTGTGGCATACGCCCGAAAATTTTTAAAGGCGCACGGTTTCCCGGATGCGGAGCCGGTGAATTACACGGCTTCTGACAACTCCGCAGGCATCGTGATGGTGCCGGTGCACAACGATGTATTGATTTATCCGCGGCAAATCGGCGTCAACGTTGCCTTGGACAACGGCGAGGTAATCGGATTGAACGTGGTCGACTATGCGTACGAATCGGATACAAAAGCGCTGACGCCGCCGAAAATGAGGCCGGATGAAGCGCGGAAATTCCTGAACAAAAATTTTCAGGTGCAAGGTGAAAAACTGGCGTTAATCCGCAACGATATGAACCGGGACGTTCTATGCTACGAATTTACCGGGCGAATTAACGGCGGCACGTACCGGATTTTCATCAACGCAACGGACGGCGCGGAAGAAAAAGTTGAGACGATCGACGGTGTCGTTTGA
- the plsY gene encoding glycerol-3-phosphate 1-O-acyltransferase PlsY gives MTVLVCVIICYLLGSVIFSIVIGKLWKGVDIRKHGSGNAGATNALRVMGKVPALLIFALDIAKGVLGVWIGTWVAPDDYYVRVICGLAVIIGHNWPVFFRFKGGKGIATTIGIVATLSFWPGFAAGIIGILAIILTRYVSLGSLLFTGLFPITAWVMGARHEIVLASLAIMVLAFWRHKSNIRKLLSGKENKLGAKRTVDHS, from the coding sequence GTGACCGTTCTCGTATGTGTTATCATCTGTTATTTGCTAGGATCGGTCATCTTTAGCATTGTGATCGGGAAGTTATGGAAGGGCGTAGATATCCGCAAACATGGGAGCGGCAATGCCGGCGCGACCAACGCGCTGCGGGTGATGGGAAAGGTGCCGGCGCTCTTGATTTTTGCGCTTGACATCGCGAAAGGCGTATTGGGCGTCTGGATCGGCACATGGGTTGCTCCCGACGATTATTATGTGCGGGTCATTTGCGGCCTGGCGGTTATTATCGGGCATAATTGGCCGGTATTTTTCCGTTTTAAAGGCGGCAAAGGCATCGCCACCACGATCGGCATTGTGGCGACGTTAAGTTTTTGGCCGGGTTTCGCCGCAGGTATAATCGGTATTTTGGCCATTATTTTAACGAGATATGTCTCGCTCGGCTCCTTGTTGTTTACGGGCTTGTTTCCGATAACCGCATGGGTGATGGGAGCGCGCCATGAAATCGTTCTGGCCAGCCTGGCGATTATGGTGTTGGCGTTTTGGCGGCATAAAAGCAACATCCGCAAATTGCTGTCCGGCAAGGAAAATAAATTGGGCGCGAAACGGACGGTGGATCATTCATGA
- the rpsA gene encoding 30S ribosomal protein S1 translates to MKVEANELADDTAAEGTEKQTEQPENEAAGAGLAEQFDQIKSLKKGDIVSGKIVKVEDNQALVDIGYKYDGVLPVREMSSVHVEHAAEAVSVGQAVTCKVISINDEKEVLTLSKRAVDAEKAWQDVQAKFASGEIIEATVAEVVKGGLVVDIGLRGFIPASLVERHFVEDFSDYKGRKLRLKVKEIDREKNKVILSQKDVLDEEYEMKKQQIFASLQVGQELTGVVQRITPFGVFVDIGGIDGLVHISEMAWHHVEHPSEVVQVGQEVQVKVLKLDPQNDRISLSMKAAMPGPWELARDQIKAGEIVTGTVKRLVSFGAFVEIAPGVEGLVHISQISRKHIGTPHEVLQEGQQVKVKILEFLPAEKRASLSIKETEEPLAEQPKRKEHHEAVNNENVSLNNQGMTTTLGERLGDKLNKLK, encoded by the coding sequence ATGAAAGTTGAAGCAAACGAATTGGCGGATGACACCGCGGCTGAAGGGACTGAAAAGCAAACGGAACAGCCGGAAAACGAAGCGGCAGGCGCCGGATTGGCCGAGCAATTTGACCAGATCAAGTCGTTGAAAAAAGGTGACATCGTCTCGGGAAAGATCGTCAAGGTTGAAGACAATCAGGCTTTGGTCGATATCGGCTACAAATACGATGGCGTGCTTCCTGTTCGCGAGATGTCGTCCGTACACGTCGAACATGCTGCGGAAGCCGTATCCGTCGGGCAAGCGGTAACGTGCAAAGTCATCTCCATCAATGATGAGAAAGAAGTCCTGACGCTATCCAAGCGTGCGGTCGACGCGGAAAAAGCCTGGCAGGATGTGCAAGCCAAGTTTGCGTCCGGAGAAATCATCGAAGCAACCGTTGCCGAAGTTGTCAAAGGCGGATTGGTAGTGGATATCGGCTTGCGCGGATTTATTCCGGCTTCGCTTGTCGAACGCCATTTTGTCGAAGATTTCAGCGATTACAAAGGTCGTAAGTTGAGGCTGAAAGTCAAGGAAATCGACCGGGAAAAAAATAAAGTGATCCTTTCGCAAAAAGACGTTTTGGATGAAGAATACGAAATGAAAAAGCAGCAAATATTCGCCAGCCTGCAGGTCGGGCAAGAACTGACGGGCGTCGTGCAGCGCATTACCCCGTTTGGCGTGTTTGTGGACATCGGCGGCATTGACGGATTGGTCCACATTTCCGAGATGGCCTGGCATCATGTTGAGCATCCGTCGGAAGTTGTGCAAGTAGGCCAGGAAGTGCAAGTGAAAGTCCTGAAACTGGATCCGCAAAACGATCGCATCAGCTTGAGCATGAAGGCCGCCATGCCCGGTCCGTGGGAACTGGCCCGCGATCAGATAAAAGCCGGGGAGATCGTCACCGGAACCGTGAAGCGGCTCGTTTCCTTTGGCGCATTTGTCGAAATTGCTCCGGGTGTCGAAGGGCTGGTGCACATTTCGCAAATTTCCCGCAAGCATATCGGCACGCCGCATGAAGTGCTGCAAGAAGGCCAGCAGGTAAAAGTTAAAATTCTGGAGTTTCTTCCCGCGGAAAAAAGAGCTTCGCTCAGCATCAAGGAGACGGAGGAGCCGCTTGCCGAGCAGCCGAAGCGCAAGGAGCACCACGAAGCCGTAAATAACGAAAACGTATCGCTGAACAACCAGGGGATGACGACGACTTTGGGCGAACGGCTCGGCGATAAGTTAAACAAGCTGAAATAA
- the cmk gene encoding (d)CMP kinase, whose product MNGERFNVAIDGPAGAGKSTVARLVAQKLRFIYVDTGAMYRAITWEALKAKIAADDARKIAELAKSLEIRLHPTEHSQQVWVNGVDVTANLRSAAVNERVSQIAQIPAVRELLTAMQKQMASGQGVVMDGRDIGTHVLPDAKVKIFLTASVEERAMRRYKELVDSGQVVDFAQLKRELTARDQMDEGRAVSPLTKAPDAVYVDSTGMSIHEVVEYILKLCHAAKPTSK is encoded by the coding sequence TTGAACGGCGAACGTTTCAATGTGGCGATAGACGGACCCGCCGGCGCCGGGAAAAGCACCGTTGCGCGACTTGTCGCCCAAAAACTGCGCTTTATTTATGTTGATACGGGAGCCATGTACCGGGCAATCACCTGGGAGGCGCTGAAGGCCAAAATTGCGGCGGACGACGCCAGGAAAATCGCGGAGTTGGCGAAATCTTTGGAAATCAGGCTGCATCCGACGGAGCACAGCCAGCAAGTATGGGTCAACGGCGTGGATGTCACCGCTAATCTCCGGTCTGCCGCGGTGAACGAGCGGGTATCGCAAATTGCGCAAATTCCCGCGGTCCGGGAATTGTTGACCGCAATGCAAAAACAGATGGCTTCAGGCCAAGGCGTCGTCATGGACGGCCGCGATATCGGCACGCATGTGCTGCCGGATGCGAAAGTCAAAATCTTTTTGACCGCGTCGGTGGAGGAACGCGCGATGCGGCGCTATAAAGAATTGGTGGATTCCGGACAAGTCGTCGATTTTGCCCAACTGAAACGGGAATTGACCGCCCGCGATCAGATGGACGAAGGGCGCGCGGTTTCCCCTTTAACGAAGGCGCCGGATGCCGTATATGTGGATTCGACCGGCATGTCCATACATGAAGTGGTGGAATATATTTTAAAATTGTGCCATGCAGCGAAGCCGACGAGCAAGTGA